A window of the Streptomyces sp. Ag109_O5-10 genome harbors these coding sequences:
- a CDS encoding carbohydrate ABC transporter permease: MSAVDTTTPAKVPAPPPDSPQRPRANRGSGGPAVPWLLLAPCLLILALVLGYPLYRLVTLSFQEFGQSQLWGFKPADWVGFGNFSKVLGDSEFWQVVLRTIVFAGGSVVFTMVVGMLIALLLQRVSGWVKTLVNIALVASWGMPVIVATTVFKWLFDSDYGILNALLSKLPGVDMVGHNWFASGPEGLAVIMLLVVWGAVPFVVITLSAGLTQVPKELEEAARLDGAGPWGVFRYVTLPILKPVIVMLTTLSVIWDMGVFPQVFVMRGGHPEAEFQLLTTWSYDRAFVVNDYGQGSAIALLTVLLLLGVVAVYMRQMLKIGEVE; encoded by the coding sequence ATGAGTGCCGTTGATACGACCACACCCGCCAAGGTGCCGGCACCTCCACCGGACTCCCCGCAAAGACCACGTGCGAACCGGGGCTCGGGCGGGCCCGCCGTTCCCTGGCTGCTGCTCGCCCCCTGCCTGCTGATCCTGGCGCTCGTCCTCGGCTACCCCCTCTACCGGCTGGTCACCCTCTCCTTCCAGGAGTTCGGGCAGTCCCAGCTGTGGGGGTTCAAGCCGGCCGACTGGGTCGGGTTCGGGAACTTCTCCAAGGTGCTCGGCGACAGCGAGTTCTGGCAGGTCGTGCTGCGCACGATCGTCTTCGCGGGTGGCTCCGTCGTCTTCACCATGGTCGTCGGCATGCTCATCGCGCTGCTGCTGCAACGCGTCTCCGGCTGGGTGAAGACGCTGGTCAACATCGCGCTGGTGGCCAGCTGGGGCATGCCGGTCATCGTCGCCACCACGGTCTTCAAGTGGCTCTTCGACTCCGACTACGGCATCCTCAACGCCCTGCTCAGCAAGCTCCCCGGGGTCGACATGGTCGGCCACAACTGGTTCGCCAGCGGGCCCGAGGGGCTCGCGGTGATCATGCTCCTGGTGGTCTGGGGAGCGGTCCCCTTCGTGGTCATCACGCTCAGCGCCGGACTCACCCAGGTCCCCAAGGAGCTGGAGGAGGCCGCCCGCCTCGACGGCGCCGGCCCCTGGGGCGTCTTCCGCTACGTCACGCTGCCCATCCTCAAGCCGGTCATCGTGATGCTCACGACGCTCTCGGTCATCTGGGACATGGGCGTCTTCCCGCAGGTCTTCGTGATGCGCGGCGGCCACCCCGAGGCCGAGTTCCAGCTGCTCACCACCTGGTCCTACGACCGCGCCTTCGTCGTCAACGACTACGGGCAGGGCTCCGCGATCGCCCTGCTCACCGTGCTCCTCCTGCTCGGCGTCGTCGCCGTGTACATGCGCCAGATGCTGAAGATCGGAGAGGTCGAATGA